In Methanococcus voltae, the sequence TGAACCTTCACTGTACAAGATATACTCCTCAGAACCATCTTCTTTTCGGATAATAACCCTTGTAATGTTTGATACACCTTTTAAGTGTATTGCTCTTACTTTAGGAAGTCTTTTTCTTAAAGCTTTTAATGTAGGGGTTTTTATCTTTAAATTTAAAGCATAACCATCCTGGTCAATTTTCAATTTCATTTTTGATTTAATTGAATTAACTACATCTTCGACAGACAAATTTCTTTTTTCTAATTTTTCAGCATTTAAAATTATAGAAATACATTCTTCTACAAGGTTAACGCTTATGTTATCAGCTACTGACTCAACTGTGGTACTTTCGATGTTCTTAGCCACCTGCTGAGCTTTTTCTCTGTCGTATTTGTAGTCTTCTAAAAGATTAATTGTCATTGTAGGAGTGGAAGGTTCTTTTCTTGCATCTACAATCTCAATCATCCTTGGCAAACCCAAAGTAACGTTTAACTCCGCTACCCCTGCGTAGTGGAACGTTCTCATTGTCATCTGCGTACCAGGTTCCCCGATTGATTGAGCTGCTACAACACCGACAGCCTCTCCAGGTTCTACTAATGTTCTTTCGTATGCAATTTGTGTTTCGTTAACGATTTCGTCAATCATTTCTTCGCTTTCAATATTTTCTTTGAGTATTTTGTTCAATAAATTTTGTTTCAATAACGGAGGGAGTTTTAAATCCATTATCTTATACTCTAAGTCTGCATTTTCCATTTTTTCACCCAGAATATGAATTTAAATTATAATATATACTTGATAATTTTAAAAATTTAATTAAATTTTTAAATAAGATTATTTAATTTTATTTAATTTAATCAAATTTTGATTTAACTTTGGTGAATACTTTATCTAAGTCTACTCCCTTACCGTGGTCTGCCTTAGCAGGGTCTACTAAATCCTCACCATATTCAAATTGAACAACTAATC encodes:
- the rpoA2 gene encoding DNA-directed RNA polymerase subunit A'', which produces MENADLEYKIMDLKLPPLLKQNLLNKILKENIESEEMIDEIVNETQIAYERTLVEPGEAVGVVAAQSIGEPGTQMTMRTFHYAGVAELNVTLGLPRMIEIVDARKEPSTPTMTINLLEDYKYDREKAQQVAKNIESTTVESVADNISVNLVEECISIILNAEKLEKRNLSVEDVVNSIKSKMKLKIDQDGYALNLKIKTPTLKALRKRLPKVRAIHLKGVSNITRVIIRKEDGSEEYILYSEGSNLKEVFEIEGVDPSKTTTNNIIEIQDVLGVEAARNAIIYEMAATLSNQGLTVDPRHLMMVSDLMTTDGVVKPIGRHGIGGEKASVLARAAFEETVKHLYSASMRGYSDELDGVVENIIVGKPISIGTGCINVGIKREYEEGNI